Proteins encoded by one window of Dioscorea cayenensis subsp. rotundata cultivar TDr96_F1 chromosome 6, TDr96_F1_v2_PseudoChromosome.rev07_lg8_w22 25.fasta, whole genome shotgun sequence:
- the LOC120263682 gene encoding uncharacterized protein LOC120263682, with protein sequence MHNVILMVLVKQTLQKKPPEIPLEQWVAFVDYRAHPDTKETQLGRSVTRVELFQASHTTLEGSFVNEKARQNHEDLISRSQNSSQNEAFTSVFGKDHPGYVRGLGLGVSPTQVYGSSSSLSCKCYATRGTTTKDDGLREIVQQLRQQVQQNQDQIAFLTQQLANQNANLTPNQDNVESPAIGRRSSQGSHSGYGDHNSDHIA encoded by the exons ATGCACAATGTGATCCTGATGGTCCTCGTGAAGCAAACATTGCAAAAAAAACCTCCAGAGATTCCTTTGGAGCAATGGGTGGCATTTGTCGATTATAGGGCTCATCCTGACACGAAG gaaacaCAACTTGGTCGGTctgttacaagagttgaattgTTTCAAGCCAGCCATACAACATTGGAAGGAAGCTTTGTAAATGAAAAGGCAAGGCAAAATCAT GAAGATCTAATTAGCCGAAGTCAGAATTCTTCACAAAATGAGGCATTTACTAGCGTTTTTGGCAAAGATCACCCCGGTTATGTAAGAGGGTTAGGACTTGGAGTTTCCCCAACCCAAGTGTATGGCTCATCGAGCAGCTTGAGTTGCAAATGTTATGCTACTAGAGGTACAACAACTAAAGATGATGGCCTTAGAGAAATTGTACAACAATTAAGGCAACAAGTTCAACAAAATCAGGATCAAATAGCTTTTTTGACCCAACAATTAGCAAACCAAAATGCAAATTTAACACCTAATCAG GACAATGTGGAGTCTCCAGCTATTGGGAGGCGTTCCTCACAGGGTAGTCATTCAGGTTACGGCGACCATAATTCAGACCATATTGCATAG